The proteins below come from a single Oncorhynchus keta strain PuntledgeMale-10-30-2019 chromosome 1, Oket_V2, whole genome shotgun sequence genomic window:
- the LOC118397621 gene encoding C5a anaphylatoxin chemotactic receptor 1-like → MDDLGSIFTDEELSLLNFTEWEFVEPEDLGPVLGPRHLSALVFYSLVFLLGVPGNALVVWVTGFRMPRSVTSLWFLNLALADLLCCLSLPLLMVPLAMDQHWPFGPVACKLLKGLIYLVMYCSVLLLVLISLDRWLLVSLPVWCQNWRRPRKAAWVCVGLWLLALLGSIPQFVYVKEVQLSTSKSECLGSHTIVSAWTITTVRFLLGFVMPFITIVACHWVVYSRAGRGSRVGSGRVSEVRSRRTLRVIFAVLLSFFLCWVPLHILDFLILLTPRHSSHSANIQLAHTLALCLAYCNSCLNPLIYVCLGRGFKQSINRSLRSMLNFATEEPLPRKSISKSTSERTQEMNVM, encoded by the coding sequence ATGGATGATTTGGGCTCGATTTTCACTGATGAGGAGTTGAGCCTCCTGAACTTCACTGAATGGGAATTTGTCGAGCCTGAGGACCTTGGTCCTGTGCTGGGGCCCCGTCACCTGTCCGCCCTGGTGTTCTATAGCTTGGTCTTCCTGCTGGGGGTCCCGGGCAACGCTCTGGTGGTGTGGGTGACAGGCTTCCGCATGCCGCGCTCAGTCACCTCTCTGTGGTTCCTCAACCTGGCCCTGGCTGACCTGCTGTGCTGCCTGTCCCTGCCCCTCCTCATGGTGCCCTTGGCCATGGACCAGCACTGGCCCTTTGGCCCCGTGGCCTGCAAGCTGCTCAAGGGACTCATCTACCTGGTCATGTATTGTAGCGTGCTGCTGCTAGTACTTATCAGCCTGGACCGCTGGCTGCTGGTCAGCTTgcccgtgtggtgccagaactgGAGGAGGCCACGCAAGGCCGCCTGGGTATGTGTCGGGTTGTGGCTCCTGGCCCTGCTGGGCAGCATCCCCCAGTTTGTCTACGTGAAGGAGGTCCAGCTAAGCACCAGTAAATCAGAGTGCCTGGGATCTCACACTATAGTTAGCGCCTGGACTATCACTACAGTACGCTTCCTGTTGGGTTTTGTGATGCCATTCATCACCATCGTGGCGTGTCATTGGGTTGTGTATAGCAGGGCCGGGCGGGGGTCTAGGGTGGGGTCTGGGAGGGTGAGTGAGGTGCGCTCCAGACGCACCTTGAGGGTCATTTTTGCTGTGTTGCTGAGCTTCTTCCTGTGCTGGGTTCCACTGCACATATTGGATTTCCTGATCCTATTGACCCCCCGGCACTCATCGCACAGCGCCAACATACAGCTGGCCCACACCCTGGCCCTCTGTCTTGCCTACTGTAACAGCTGCCTCAACCCTCTGATCTATGTGTGTCTGGGACGAGGCTTTAAGCAGAGTATTAATCGTTCCCTGCGCAGTATGTTAAACTTCGCCACCGAGGAGCCGCTACCCAGAAAGAGCATATCCAAGAGCACATCAGAAAGAACCCAGGAGATGAATGTAATGTAa